DNA from Campylobacter sp. RM5004:
AGCTAAATAAAGAGCTAATTTATATAGATTTTGCAAATGTTAATTATCTACAAAATTACGGAACTTTTAGTGTGTTTTTTAAAGAATTAAACCTTGCAAAATACAAAGATGAAAGCGAATTTGTTTTAGAACTTACAAAAGATAATTTAGAAAAAATATTAAAGCATTTTGAATGTTTTAATAATGATGGTAAAAAACACGAAAATATAATAACTCTAAAAGCAGCTTTAGAAAATATAGATCAAGAAAGATTTTTCTTAGTAGCTATAAATAAAGACGAAGCTCCTAAAAGTATGCCAAGTGTATATTTAAAATTGCATTTATTATCAAGACAATTCGTTAAACCTAGAGAGCTTAATTTAAATGGAGCGTTTGGCTTGCTTAAAAATCTTGCATGGAGTGGAAATATTCCTTATGATTTAGAATATTTAAGAGAAAATGAAGCAAAATTAAAATTTAGTAAAACCTATCCTATCATAGATTTTGTAGATAAATTCCCAAGATTTTTACAAAGTATAATTCCAGCAGATAATACAAGAATACTTGATACTTCAAAAGTAAGATTAGGAGCACATCTTGCAAATGGAACTACAATTATGCCAGG
Protein-coding regions in this window:
- a CDS encoding tetrahydrodipicolinate N-succinyltransferase N-terminal domain-containing protein is translated as MNNFNSFCESVQNEKDFFKPLAFAVGVGYFSQLNKELIYIDFANVNYLQNYGTFSVFFKELNLAKYKDESEFVLELTKDNLEKILKHFECFNNDGKKHENIITLKAALENIDQERFFLVAINKDEAPKSMPSVYLKLHLLSRQFVKPRELNLNGAFGLLKNLAWSGNIPYDLEYLRENEAKLKFSKTYPIIDFVDKFPRFLQSIIPADNTRILDTSKVRLGAHLANGTTIMPGASYVNFNAGTLGSVMCEGRISSSAIVGAGSDVGGGASILGVLSGTDGTPISVGKSCLLGANSVTGIVLGDDCVIDAGIAILAGSKVELLLCDNLKNANPNFDFSKNIYKAKELSGLNALHFRLNSTNGKLQVGFNKKAIKLNKDLH